The stretch of DNA AATCGAGGAGGCGTTCGCGGCCTTGTACGACGTTCATGCGCCGCGTGTGTATGCGTATATCCGGCATATTCTCGGGGCAGAACACGAGGCAGTCGACGATGTACTTCAGCACTGTTTCATTGGATTGTTCGATCGGGCTCGCAACGGCATCGAAATTCACAACGTCCCCGCTTTCCTTTTCCGCGTCGCACGGAATCAATGTCTGAATGAACTTGCGAGGTCGCGGCGATATGTTGGTGACGTGGAGACCATCGCTGGTCACGATCCTGAGGGTGTGTATGAAACCCGCGAGTTGGAAGAGCATGTGGAGCGTGCCATAGTGCGGTTACCGGGCCATATTCGTGAATCGCTGGTGCTGAAGGACCAACTCGGATTCACGTATGAGGAGATAGCGGAAATGACTGGATTGTCGATACCAAACGTCCGACAGCGTGTGAGTCGCGCACGACGCATGATCCGGAAGTTGCTGGCGCCGCTGCTGCTTGACCAATCTCGCAAGGCATCGTTATGAATGCCCATCCCGAATTCGACTGGTCGGCGGCGGTGGATGCGCTCCTCGATCGGGAATTATCCCCCGACATGCAGCAGCGCGTATATGCCGAACTCGCGGTGAACGAACAACTTCGCGATGAAATGCAGTGCACACTTGCTCTACGTGCAGTTCAAAGCAGGCCACTCCCACCGCCACCCTCCCAAGTAAAGTCGGCGGTATTGGAGGCCATCCGTCGTGTACCCGCGTCCGGCATCACATCCGCACACCGCCCCTTTGTCTCGCCACACCGTTGGCTTTCCTGGATCGCGGGACTCGTTGTGGTGTTGGTAGGTGCGTCACTGTTCTATCCATCGGATGCTCCGCGTACGCTTGCGCCGGCCGATACAAGTCAATCGCGTACAGAGCCGCGCACAGACACCGCGCACTCTCACGAGCGGATTGCCGATAGATCAGCGTCCGATTCATCGTACGTCGCGCGCACACCAACCCGGGCAGCGCATGCGCCTGCACGGGATGGTGTTGAAGCGGCGTCGGGCATGTTCGCCGAAGCTCATGAAAAACTCGACACGAGGAGTGACACAAACTCCGCACGGAGCACCTCCATTATCGCACGCCGTAATGCCGCTGTACATCGCGATGGCACTGTCACCGTCGGACAACAAGATGTAATCGCGAAAGAACAAGCTCCCCTGCCGGTTCCTTCCCCTGTTCTCGATACACCGGGAGCCGCGTCTGATAGCGGCGGACGGGTTACTGCGAAGATCGATGGCATGGTGCCTACACAGACAGTCGTCCACTCTGGAGACGGCGACGTCGCGGTGGAACTCCGTATGTTCTCGATGACCTCACAGCCGGCTCTCTCGAACCGATCTGCCAGTACACCTCCAGTCAACAATGTCGCGGTCGGGGCGTATTACCGCATTGAACAAAACGGATCGATTGGTCTTGAATTGGGCCAGGAGTCGATCATGCAACGCTACGAGGTACTTTCCGGAGAGCGCACTCTCTCCATCGAGCAGCACTGGATCGCGATGTGGCTCGGCGTGGCGTACATGTACGAGTTCATACCGCTCGGCATCCTGATGAAAACACGGCCGTTTGTCCGTGTGATCGCCGCGGGCACCGCCTCGGGACCGATGGTACGTGGAACGGGTGGCTTTCGTATCCCCATTCTCGGGAACGTCTCCATGCGTATCGGGCTCGAAGGCACGCTCCTGCTCTACAGTCAGGATGGACGAGTGTTCCACACACGGAAGGCGGGTATTACCGCAGGTCTCACATTTGGAATGTGATTCTCACATCATGAAGAAAACAACCATCATCATGAAGGAAACAACCATGCGACTGCTACTACTCACACTTGGAACGCTTCTCCTGGCTGTCGCTGCGTGCAAAACACCCACGGAAGTGGATGCGGATCGACAGGTCACAGGTGTCACCACCACGAACCCCGCGGCTCTCATTGTTGAAGGAGGACAGCTCGGACCAGTTCCCGTCAAGGATCGTCGCCGCTTCGACATCATCCTTCGCAACACCTCCGACAAGGAATTGCTCCGTATCAATACGCTCCGTATCCAAGACTCGACGGGAAGTTTTACACTTGTATCGACTATCAATCCTGTCACTCTCGACCTTGCAGGGGCCGCGCATTGCACTTTGCCCGTCTCCTGCGAGTTCGTCTCGAACACCATCGGCGCTTTCGCCGCCAAGGTCATCGTGAATGAAGCAGTGCACACATCGTTGACAATTGCCGCGGTCGCCGTGGGGTCGGCGATAGACACGGTGCTCCCCACACCATCCAATCCCATCGTGCTTCCTGTGCCGGGCCAACCGGTCATCTATCGGGGCCTGGTGATTGGAGAAACGTACGCGCATACATTCATCCTGAAGAACAACGACGCGGACTCGTACCTCCACATCCAACCGTCAGTTACCGGAGCCGATGCGACCTCTTTCGTGGTATATCCGGACTCGATCACCGGTGCGACGGACTACTTCCTCGCCCCGGCCGGTCAAAGCGGATCGGAGTGTACTGTGAAAATCGGTTTCTCACCTCTCGCGGTCGGTTGGCATCAGGCGGAACTGCAGCTCGGGGGTACCGCGACCAACGTGATGACTCTCCGCGGGCGCGGGTATAGCGGACGCGTGCTGCTTGTGGTTCCGAAAGCACAATCCATCGCTGTGGGACAAACACTCGACATCCCGCTCGAAATCTGGAACCTTTCCCAGTCGACTGCCACCGTGAGCAACATCGGAGGGCAGCATGTACAATCTGTTCCCGCGAATCTCATGAGAGTCGATAACGTGAACCTTCCGCTCATGCTTGCCCCCGCGCAGAAATGTGCGTTTTTGTACCGGTATTCGCCGACGGCAACAGGCGGCGACACGCTTCGGTTCGATGCAACGGTGTTTGTCGATCCCGCCGTGCTGGATGATGTGTACGACAAGGTGGTGCGCGTGACCATCACGCCGTGACGAGTGAACGTCGACGGCGGCGGATCAGGCGTCGTCGCCGCCGACGGCCTCGAGTTCTTCCTGCAGCGCCGCCCATTGGTCGTAGAGGTAGGCGAGGTGGGTGGTGACGTCCTTGTACTCGGCGTTGGCAATGCGCGCCTTCTCCGCATCGTGATATGTCGCCGGATCGCCCAAAGCGGCTTCGAGTGCGGATTTCTTCTTTTCGGAGTCCTCAATCTCTTTTTCTTTGCGGGCGAGCGCGTTGCGCACAGGTTTGCTCTTTTTATACCGCTCCTGCCTTCTTTCGGCCTCCTCGCGTTTGCGTTCCTTGTCGAGATGCTGCGCGCTCTTTTTTTCGAGGTCGTGTCCGGCTGTGTCGCGCTGCCTCGAACTTTGCTCGGTTTCGGCGTGACGCCGCCGCAGGTAATCGCTGACCGTCCCGGTGGTCACCCGCAGATGGCCGTCGGGGAAGTCGGCGCATTTGTTGATCAACGGCTCGAGGAAGTCACGGTCGTGTGACACGATGATGAACGATCCTTCGAATCGAGACAGCGCGTCCTGCAGCACGGCCTTGGAGCGCATGTCGAGGTGGTTCGTGGGTTCGTCGAGTATGAGCAGGTTTGAAGGTGTCAGCAGGAGTTTTGCGAGCGCGAGACGGCTTTTTTCTCCGCCTGAAAGCACACCCACGAGTTTGAACACGTCGTCGCCCTGAAAGAGGAAACAGCCGAGCAACGTGCGGAGCCGCTTGCGCGACTCGCCCGTGGCGATGTCGTCCACCGTCTGCAGCACGGTTTTTTTAGGGTCGAGTTCCTCGGCCTGATTCTGGGCGTAGTAGCCGATGCTGACATTGTGCCCCTGCGTGCGTGTACCCTTCTGATATGGCTCAATGCCCGCGATAATGCGGGCCAGGGTGGACTTCCCTGCGCCATTGACTCCCAGGAATGCCACGCGGTCGCCGCGTTCCACTGTCCAGCTCAAATCGCGGAACACCTCGATATCGCCGTATGCTTTGGCGATGTGTTCCAGCGTCATGAGCACACGGCCAGGCGAGGGCGGGACCGGAAAATCGAAGGAGATTCCACGCTCCTCATCCTCGATTTCGATGCGTTCGATTTTCTCGAGCAGCTTCAGACGACTCTGCACCTGCCGCGCCTTTGTCGCCTTGTATCGGAAGCGTTCGACAAACTGCATCGTCTGCTTGATCTTCTGCTGCTGGTTTTCGTACTGCGACTGCAACAGCTCCAGGCGTTTGACCTTCTCATCGATGTAGAAGGAGTAATTGCCGCTGTACTCCATCACACGCCCGAGGGACACTTCGATGGTGCGTGTCACCAGATTGTCGAGAAAACGGCGGTCGTGCGACACAAGCACAATGCTGCCTTCATACCCCCCGAGATACTCCTCGAGCCACTCGAGCGCATCGAGATCCAAATGATTGGTGGGCTCGTCGAGCAGGAGGATGGTGGGTTCCTGAAGCAGCAGCTTTGCCAGCGCGATACGCATCTGCCAGCCGCCGCTGAATTCATCGGTCATGCGGTGGAAGTCGTGGTCGCGGAAGCCGAGTCCCGCCAGCACCTGCGCGATGCGTGTTTGTATGTTCCATCCCTCGCGGTGCTCGAGGTGATGCTGCACCTCGCCGAGTTCTTCCACCAATTCGTGCAGCTCGGGTGAGTCCGTGTGCCCCGCGTCGGAAAGTCGGTTGATCGCGCGGCTTATTTCATCCATGCGGTCGTGCAGGGCGATGATGTCGTCGAAGGCGGTTTCGGCCTCGCCCATCAGCGTGCGGCCGCGATGATGCACGCCGTCCTGCGGCAGATACCCGACGGTGTTCGACCGCGACTGTGTTATCTCGCCGCTGTCGGGTTCGATGATGCCCATCATCACTTTCATCAGCGTCGATTTGCCTGCGCCGTTCGATCCGACGATGGCGACACGGTCGCGGTCGCCGATGCGCACGGACACGTCGCGGAAAAGGTAGTCGCCGCCGTATTGTTTTGAAAGGTTGTTGAGTGCGATCATGTCAATCGATGCTGGAGACGAGGGTCAGTGCCGGATCCGCGCTGACGCGGCGCGGCGCGCAGGGAGTATGCGCGCCGTGCGTTGTCTGCTTTTCGTGACGGGATGCGGATATACGGATCCCAATCTCTTGTTTATTTTTTCAGGTGCGATTTGAACCACGCGTGGAATTCCCTGTACCAGAGCTGGGAATTGCGCGGCTTCAGGATCGTGTGTCCCTCATCGGGGAAATAGAGGAAGCGGCTGTCTATGCCCTGGCGCTGCAGGGCGGTGAACAGTTGCATGCTCTGCTCCACCACGACGCGGAAATCCAACTGTCCGTGCGACACGAGTGTCGGTGTCCGGAAGTTTTTTGCGAGGCGGCTCGGCGACCATTTCTCATACATCTGCGGATTGGTCCACGGCGTGCCGGCGAATTCCCATTCGGGGAACCAGAGTTCCTCGGTGGCTCCGTACTTGCTGCGGATGTCGTAGACGCCCGAGTGCGTAAATGCGGCTTTGAAGCGGTTCGTGTTTCCGATGATCCAGTTCACCATGTATCCGCCGTAGGACGCGCCTGCAACACCGATGCGGTCCTTGTCGATGAACGGATACGTCTTCAGTGTGTAATCGACACCCGTCATGATGTCCTTGTACGGTTTTCCACCCCAGTCGCCGTTCACGCCGTCGGTGAAGGCCTGTCCGAAACCGGTGCTGCCACGCGGATTGATCGCCACGACCACATAGCCGGGTGCTGCGAACAGTTCCATGTTCCAACGATAATGGAACTCGTCGCCCCAGATGCCCTGCGGTCCGCCGTGCACGATGTAAATCGTCGGCCATTTCTTCTCGGAGCTGAATCCCGGCGGCGTCAGAATCCATCCCTGCACGGTGGTGCCGTCGAAACTCTTGAATCGGAAACTGCTGGGCGCGGGCAACTCGAGCTTGTCGAGCAGGTCCTTGTTTGTGAAGGTGTGCTGCCGGATGTCGCCGATCTGTCCCTTGTCGTAATATGCCGACATCACTTCCGCGGGATAGTTGGCGCGCTGCCCGAGAAACACGAGCGTCTTGCCGTCGGGAAGCAGGCGGAAGTTCGTGCGTGTCGTCCCGAGCTGACGCGTCACGGTTTTTCCTTCCTCGCGGTACTGCAGCGTGATGATGCCCTTGAGTACGCGGAGCACGTCGCCTCCCGCGGCGGGGACTTCAAACAGCGACGTGTATTCCTCATCCTGTGCGCTGAAGAGCAGGCGCTTGCTGTCGGGCGTCCACATCACGTCTTCCACCGAACGGTCCATCCCGTCGGTGACATTCAACGTTTTGCCCGTGGTGCGGTCGTACACGATCAGGTTGTACGTGTCGGCTTCGTATCCCGGCCGTTTCATGGCGCGATAGGCGATGTACCGCCCGTCGGGTGAATACACGGGCTGATTGTCGTTGGCCTTGTTGCCGCTCGTGATGCAGCGGGCCTGTGTGCCGTCGAGGCGGACGAGCCAGATGTCGTTGTTCGTGCTGGCAGCAGTCATCGTCTCCGTGTTCTTGACGTAGGCGATTTCCTGTCCGTCGGGTGAAATGGCGTAGTCCTCGTGCCCGCCCAGATCGATCGGGGGCGTGTCGAATTCCCCGGGTGTCAGATCCACGGGTGTGCCGCCTCCGGCGGGGACAACAAACACGTGGCTGAACTTGTTGTCCTTCCAACTGTTCCACACGCGGTACGGCAAACGATCGATGACGCGCGCCTTGCAGGGATCCTTTTCCCGCGCCTCGTCGCGCTGTTTGTTACATGCATCGTCGCGGCAGTCGGCATACACGCTCGAGGAGAAAAGGAGATGCGTGCCTTTGGGCGACCATACGACGCCCGTAGCGCCCGTGGAGATGGAGGTCAGACGCCGCTGATTCGAACCGTCGGCATTCATCAGCCACACCTGTGGTCCGTTCTCACGGCCGGAAATGAACGCGATCGTCGTGCCGTCGGGCGACCAGCGCGGATTCGCGTCCGAACGCGGGGCCTCCGTCAATCGCACGGCCTTGTTCGACGCGATGTCCACCACATAGATGTCGCTGTTGGAGGAGTTTGCCTCGAGGTTGTACCAGGTCACCACATACGCGACGCTCTTTCCGTCGGGAGAGGGCTGTGGATCGCTGACCCTGCCCAGCGCGTACATGTCTTCAAAGGTCATCGGCCTGCGCGGCGCATCGGGGACTTCCTCGACCGATGTGCCCTGCGCGCTTGCCCGCGGCTGCATCACGGTAAGAAGAAGGAAGGGGATCAGCGCGGCGGCTGCTAGGACGCGGTGCTTCATGTGTGACACTCCATGCTGTGTGACTCGGGGAAGTGGGGCGGCGGTGTACGGACTGCCGTGTCGAAGATGCGACGGCATCTACTTCGAACGCGCCACCACAAATTGTGTGAATTGTTCGAGTGCGCTGCGGTACGCCGAGGGCGCAAGCCCTGCAAGGTTTTCCAAAGCCGCATCGCGGTACTGGAGCGCCAGCGACTCCGCGTATTCGATTCCCCCGAAGTCGGTCACGAACGCGATGACGTCTTGGATGCCCCGCCGTGTGATTCCCTGTTTCAGCATGCGAAGCACCGCCCGGCGTTGTTTTGTGGGGGCCTTCGACATCGCGTGCAGCAGTGGCAGCGTGAATTTTTTTTCCTTGAGATCGCCGCCCACGGGCTTTCCGATCAGACTCTCCTTGCCGAGAAAATCGAGCAGGTCGTCGCGGATCTGGAATGCGATGCCCAGATTCTCGCCGAAAGCGCGCATCGACGCGATGCGGGTCTCATCGTCACAGGCACTGCGTGCTCCGATCTCGCAGCAGCTCGAGAGCAGCGATGCGGTCTTGTCGGAAATGATCCGGAAGTAGGTCTGCTCGTCGTTGTTCATGCGCCGCGTCTTCTGGATCTGCAGAAGCTCTCCCTCGCTCATTCTGCGCACGGCGTCGGAGGTGATGCGGAGGAATTCGAAATCCCTGCCGTCGAGTGATACGAGCAGTCCGCGTGAGAGGATGTAATCTCCCATCAGCACGGCCACCTTGTTCTTCCAGACCGCGTTAATGGACGCGAGGCCGCGCCGCGTGCCGGCTTCGTCCACAACATCGTCGTGTATCAATGTGGCCGTGTGCAGCAGCTCCACCAATGTCGCTCCACGGTAGGTGCTTTCGCCGATGCCGCCACACGCGCCGGCGGAGAGCAAGACCAGCGCGGGACGCACGCGTTTGCCCTTGCTGCGCGCAACGTACCGCACAACCGCGTCGACTATCCCGACGTTCGATTTCAGCGCGGCGCGGAAATGGTCTTCAAACTGCGACAGCTCGCGTCTGACGGGAGCGATGATGGTATTGACGTTCAAGAAGGATCCTGCTTATGCTCTTCGGCGATCTGCGCGCGCCTTTTCTTGCGGCTGACGAGCTTGGCGATCCAGATGCTGATTTCGTACAGCCCGACCATCGGAATGGCGAGCAGCAGCATGTTGTAGGGATCGGGAGTCGGAGTGAGAAACGCGGCGACGATGAGGATGATGATGACGGCGTGGCGCCAGTACTTGCGCATGAACTGGGGCGTGAGGATGCCGAGTCGCGCGAGAAAGGCCGACACCATCGGAAGCTC from Ignavibacteriota bacterium encodes:
- a CDS encoding RNA polymerase sigma factor; translated protein: MKTIGAHTVFRAFRNRTPEIEEAFAALYDVHAPRVYAYIRHILGAEHEAVDDVLQHCFIGLFDRARNGIEIHNVPAFLFRVARNQCLNELARSRRYVGDVETIAGHDPEGVYETRELEEHVERAIVRLPGHIRESLVLKDQLGFTYEEIAEMTGLSIPNVRQRVSRARRMIRKLLAPLLLDQSRKASL
- a CDS encoding ABC-F family ATP-binding cassette domain-containing protein produces the protein MIALNNLSKQYGGDYLFRDVSVRIGDRDRVAIVGSNGAGKSTLMKVMMGIIEPDSGEITQSRSNTVGYLPQDGVHHRGRTLMGEAETAFDDIIALHDRMDEISRAINRLSDAGHTDSPELHELVEELGEVQHHLEHREGWNIQTRIAQVLAGLGFRDHDFHRMTDEFSGGWQMRIALAKLLLQEPTILLLDEPTNHLDLDALEWLEEYLGGYEGSIVLVSHDRRFLDNLVTRTIEVSLGRVMEYSGNYSFYIDEKVKRLELLQSQYENQQQKIKQTMQFVERFRYKATKARQVQSRLKLLEKIERIEIEDEERGISFDFPVPPSPGRVLMTLEHIAKAYGDIEVFRDLSWTVERGDRVAFLGVNGAGKSTLARIIAGIEPYQKGTRTQGHNVSIGYYAQNQAEELDPKKTVLQTVDDIATGESRKRLRTLLGCFLFQGDDVFKLVGVLSGGEKSRLALAKLLLTPSNLLILDEPTNHLDMRSKAVLQDALSRFEGSFIIVSHDRDFLEPLINKCADFPDGHLRVTTGTVSDYLRRRHAETEQSSRQRDTAGHDLEKKSAQHLDKERKREEAERRQERYKKSKPVRNALARKEKEIEDSEKKKSALEAALGDPATYHDAEKARIANAEYKDVTTHLAYLYDQWAALQEELEAVGGDDA
- a CDS encoding S9 family peptidase, which produces MKHRVLAAAALIPFLLLTVMQPRASAQGTSVEEVPDAPRRPMTFEDMYALGRVSDPQPSPDGKSVAYVVTWYNLEANSSNSDIYVVDIASNKAVRLTEAPRSDANPRWSPDGTTIAFISGRENGPQVWLMNADGSNQRRLTSISTGATGVVWSPKGTHLLFSSSVYADCRDDACNKQRDEAREKDPCKARVIDRLPYRVWNSWKDNKFSHVFVVPAGGGTPVDLTPGEFDTPPIDLGGHEDYAISPDGQEIAYVKNTETMTAASTNNDIWLVRLDGTQARCITSGNKANDNQPVYSPDGRYIAYRAMKRPGYEADTYNLIVYDRTTGKTLNVTDGMDRSVEDVMWTPDSKRLLFSAQDEEYTSLFEVPAAGGDVLRVLKGIITLQYREEGKTVTRQLGTTRTNFRLLPDGKTLVFLGQRANYPAEVMSAYYDKGQIGDIRQHTFTNKDLLDKLELPAPSSFRFKSFDGTTVQGWILTPPGFSSEKKWPTIYIVHGGPQGIWGDEFHYRWNMELFAAPGYVVVAINPRGSTGFGQAFTDGVNGDWGGKPYKDIMTGVDYTLKTYPFIDKDRIGVAGASYGGYMVNWIIGNTNRFKAAFTHSGVYDIRSKYGATEELWFPEWEFAGTPWTNPQMYEKWSPSRLAKNFRTPTLVSHGQLDFRVVVEQSMQLFTALQRQGIDSRFLYFPDEGHTILKPRNSQLWYREFHAWFKSHLKK
- a CDS encoding polyprenyl synthetase family protein; the protein is MNVNTIIAPVRRELSQFEDHFRAALKSNVGIVDAVVRYVARSKGKRVRPALVLLSAGACGGIGESTYRGATLVELLHTATLIHDDVVDEAGTRRGLASINAVWKNKVAVLMGDYILSRGLLVSLDGRDFEFLRITSDAVRRMSEGELLQIQKTRRMNNDEQTYFRIISDKTASLLSSCCEIGARSACDDETRIASMRAFGENLGIAFQIRDDLLDFLGKESLIGKPVGGDLKEKKFTLPLLHAMSKAPTKQRRAVLRMLKQGITRRGIQDVIAFVTDFGGIEYAESLALQYRDAALENLAGLAPSAYRSALEQFTQFVVARSK